The proteins below are encoded in one region of Candidatus Bathyarchaeota archaeon:
- a CDS encoding nitroreductase family protein — protein sequence MPNTTDAIRKRRSIRKFSPRPVPRKLVLEVLEVAGWAPSAHNVQPWRFIILEDLKARRELAEAMANARATDLAKDGIKISEVDYKASTQRFADAPVLILACLSMEDMKKFADPTRQGFERDLAVQSLGAAVQSLFLAAYQKGLGGCWYCAPIFCKDTVRQALKIPENVEPAALITLGYRADEPPVPSRKPVEKYCFLDCWGEKLR from the coding sequence ATGCCAAACACAACAGATGCCATACGTAAACGCCGCAGCATCAGAAAATTCTCACCTCGACCCGTCCCCAGAAAGCTGGTTTTGGAAGTTTTGGAAGTAGCAGGTTGGGCTCCTTCAGCACATAATGTTCAGCCATGGCGATTTATAATTTTGGAAGATTTGAAGGCGCGGCGGGAATTAGCAGAGGCAATGGCTAATGCACGAGCAACTGACTTGGCTAAGGATGGCATAAAAATCTCCGAAGTCGACTACAAAGCGTCCACGCAACGATTCGCCGACGCCCCCGTCCTGATTCTGGCGTGTCTCTCCATGGAAGACATGAAAAAATTTGCGGACCCAACGCGGCAGGGTTTTGAGAGGGATTTAGCTGTGCAAAGCTTGGGCGCGGCAGTGCAGAGCCTGTTTTTGGCTGCTTATCAGAAGGGTTTGGGCGGTTGTTGGTATTGTGCCCCGATTTTCTGCAAAGACACCGTTAGGCAAGCCCTAAAAATTCCTGAAAATGTAGAGCCAGCAGCGTTAATAACTCTGGGTTATCGCGCCGATGAGCCGCCAGTACCAAGCAGAAAACCAGTTGAAAAATACTGTTTTCTGGATTGCTGGGGAGAAAAACTGAGGTAA
- a CDS encoding PKD domain-containing protein, translating to MLFIIVVNTESAYANNLPTAVLPSQEHTCNEGDYLSIQLNGSGSYDPEGNSLHYRWDIGNTGVWTPWSTSAVTSITRQFLVNTTIEVKLKVTDGLLESTTTATVSVTVNNLPPTVNAGPDIQAYPNIPVEFKGNYSDPGNDVTEVTWDFGDGTTATGTLLPTHIYTATGDYTVSLIVTDAQGATATDQLLVQVQTRPSSEVCDASGNPKSVFWENEQVYVKGIDLPPNTDIPVYVVSHTTWSDGLPLSSLTWQSGALVYTDSSGAIVPTMIWEPRLLSGYYDVFIDVNSNSVYDEGTDKLINFQLDESYGFFVTPETPFGALAPFLAGIAAFGIFKLKKQE from the coding sequence ATGTTGTTTATTATAGTTGTGAACACTGAGAGTGCATATGCAAATAATCTACCAACAGCGGTTTTGCCTTCTCAAGAGCACACCTGCAACGAAGGCGACTATCTTAGCATCCAATTAAACGGAAGCGGTTCATATGATCCAGAAGGAAACTCGTTGCATTACCGATGGGACATTGGAAACACAGGCGTATGGACGCCATGGTCTACCTCAGCCGTCACAAGCATAACAAGGCAATTTCTCGTTAACACAACAATAGAGGTAAAACTTAAAGTTACAGATGGCTTACTTGAAAGCACAACCACTGCAACGGTAAGTGTCACCGTTAATAATCTGCCACCCACCGTAAATGCTGGTCCAGATATTCAAGCCTACCCTAACATACCCGTTGAGTTTAAAGGAAATTACTCAGACCCAGGCAATGACGTTACCGAAGTAACATGGGATTTTGGTGATGGAACAACAGCGACAGGAACACTACTACCTACACACATCTATACCGCAACTGGAGATTACACTGTTTCCTTAATAGTAACAGACGCTCAAGGTGCCACGGCAACAGACCAGTTACTTGTACAAGTTCAAACGCGACCATCATCTGAAGTATGCGATGCATCAGGAAACCCAAAAAGCGTATTCTGGGAAAACGAACAAGTTTATGTTAAAGGAATAGACTTACCACCAAACACGGACATACCTGTTTACGTAGTGAGTCATACCACTTGGAGCGATGGATTGCCTTTATCATCGTTAACTTGGCAGTCAGGCGCTTTGGTGTATACAGATTCTTCGGGTGCGATAGTACCAACTATGATTTGGGAGCCGCGTTTGTTAAGTGGGTACTATGATGTTTTCATTGATGTAAATTCCAACTCGGTTTACGATGAAGGAACAGATAAACTGATTAATTTTCAACTTGATGAATCCTACGGGTTTTTTGTTACCCCTGAAACACCTTTTGGAGCACTGGCGCCTTTCCTTGCAGGCATCGCCGCATTTGGCATATTTAAACTAAAAAAACAAGAATAA
- a CDS encoding methionine-R-sulfoxide reductase, which yields MSTSQKHPVHKQLTSQEKSVIESKATETPFTGKYYAFWDKGTYVCKRCGAKLYRSESKFESGCGWPSFEDEIPGAVKRLPDADGVRTEIQCANCGAHLGHVFTGEGFTSKDTRHCVNSISMDFIPDKKA from the coding sequence ATGTCGACTTCTCAAAAACACCCAGTTCACAAACAATTAACTTCCCAAGAGAAAAGCGTCATAGAAAGCAAGGCAACCGAAACCCCATTCACAGGCAAATACTACGCGTTTTGGGACAAAGGCACCTACGTTTGCAAACGTTGCGGCGCAAAACTCTACCGTTCCGAGAGCAAGTTCGAATCAGGTTGTGGATGGCCAAGCTTTGAGGACGAAATCCCTGGAGCAGTAAAACGTCTGCCTGACGCCGACGGGGTGCGAACTGAAATTCAATGTGCTAACTGCGGAGCACATCTTGGGCATGTCTTTACTGGTGAAGGCTTCACCTCAAAAGATACTCGGCACTGCGTAAATTCTATCTCAATGGATTTCATCCCAGACAAAAAAGCTTAA
- the cobJ gene encoding precorrin-3B C(17)-methyltransferase has protein sequence MTPKAKNAIETADVVVGYGTYIKLIQGIISKNAEVYSGTMGKEVERAKIAVDKAQECKAVVMVSSGDPGVYGMAGIVLEVAAQEKIKVPVEIVPGVTAATAASAILGAPLISDFAVISLSDLLTPWEKIEKRLEAASSADFSIVLYNPQSQGRIEPLMKAYEIMLKHINPDTPVGIVRQAGREGEKATITTLKDLLNCEIDMVTTIVVGNSMTRVVEGKMVTARGYDI, from the coding sequence TTGACACCTAAAGCAAAAAATGCAATAGAAACCGCTGATGTCGTCGTGGGCTACGGTACATACATCAAACTAATACAGGGTATCATAAGCAAAAACGCAGAAGTTTATTCTGGTACAATGGGCAAAGAAGTAGAACGCGCCAAAATCGCCGTAGACAAAGCCCAAGAATGCAAAGCAGTTGTGATGGTTAGCAGTGGAGACCCAGGCGTGTATGGCATGGCAGGCATCGTTTTAGAGGTTGCTGCACAAGAAAAAATTAAGGTGCCAGTTGAAATTGTGCCAGGTGTTACCGCAGCAACAGCAGCATCAGCCATTTTGGGGGCACCCCTAATCAGCGATTTTGCCGTTATCAGCTTAAGCGATTTGTTGACTCCTTGGGAAAAAATTGAAAAACGTCTCGAAGCTGCATCATCTGCGGACTTCTCAATTGTGCTCTATAACCCGCAAAGTCAAGGACGCATCGAGCCGTTGATGAAGGCGTATGAGATAATGCTCAAACACATCAACCCTGACACACCCGTCGGCATCGTCAGGCAGGCGGGACGTGAAGGCGAAAAAGCTACCATAACCACACTCAAGGACCTGCTCAACTGCGAAATTGACATGGTAACCACGATTGTCGTGGGCAACTCGATGACGCGGGTTGTTGAGGGCAAAATGGTTACTGCAAGAGGCTACGACATCTAG
- a CDS encoding cobalamin biosynthesis protein, with protein sequence MYANGVAVVAITRRGVETAQQIKDTLQQRGISTIVYAPKKYSQKGVTVIQEPVSAFIRDTYNTVDALVGVMATGIIIRSIAPMLESKLSDPAVVGVDTTGKFVISLLSGHFGGANELTKIIAGGIGAEAVITTATEVSGKLSVDELARIMHFSIKNPESLVAVNTAIVNGDSLVLVLVGDVKVPLENVGCFEVKKAKNGAQAMEIISAYDAGIIVAQKPLSIAKFVKPFTILKPKKIVVGVGARKVISKERIIKTVKAALATANLPLSRINGAATVDIKKDSKPLVEAFADMGLPLQFFSAEQLSNVSSGELSPDSKMVMEKIGVGGVCERAALLAAGNNSKLILKKTKQNGVTVALAEAE encoded by the coding sequence ATGTATGCTAATGGAGTCGCAGTTGTTGCAATTACACGACGCGGTGTAGAAACCGCACAACAAATCAAAGATACACTACAGCAGCGGGGCATATCCACCATTGTTTATGCTCCTAAAAAATACAGTCAAAAAGGAGTCACGGTCATCCAAGAACCCGTATCCGCTTTTATCAGGGACACTTACAACACCGTGGACGCGCTGGTTGGGGTTATGGCAACAGGTATAATCATCCGCAGTATCGCCCCAATGTTGGAGAGCAAACTTTCTGACCCCGCAGTTGTTGGTGTAGATACGACTGGAAAATTTGTGATAAGTCTGCTCTCGGGGCATTTTGGTGGCGCTAATGAGTTAACCAAAATTATCGCAGGTGGCATCGGCGCAGAAGCAGTGATTACTACAGCAACTGAGGTTTCTGGGAAATTGAGTGTTGATGAACTTGCAAGGATTATGCATTTTTCTATAAAGAATCCTGAGAGTTTAGTTGCTGTGAATACGGCGATTGTTAATGGTGACAGTTTGGTTTTGGTGCTGGTTGGTGATGTGAAGGTTCCGCTGGAGAACGTGGGTTGCTTTGAAGTAAAAAAGGCAAAGAATGGAGCACAAGCCATGGAAATCATTAGCGCTTACGATGCAGGCATAATCGTTGCCCAAAAACCGCTCTCGATTGCCAAGTTTGTTAAGCCCTTTACGATTCTGAAACCTAAAAAAATCGTTGTAGGCGTAGGCGCAAGAAAAGTAATCAGCAAAGAACGCATCATAAAAACAGTAAAAGCTGCCTTAGCCACAGCAAATTTGCCCCTGTCCCGCATTAATGGCGCAGCAACGGTTGACATAAAAAAGGACTCAAAACCACTGGTTGAAGCGTTTGCGGATATGGGGTTGCCTTTGCAGTTTTTCAGTGCAGAGCAACTGAGCAATGTTAGTTCGGGTGAGCTTTCACCTGATTCAAAAATGGTTATGGAAAAGATTGGTGTAGGAGGAGTTTGTGAACGAGCAGCATTACTAGCAGCAGGAAACAATTCCAAGTTGATTCTCAAAAAAACCAAACAGAACGGGGTGACTGTAGCATTAGCAGAGGCAGAATAA
- the cobM gene encoding precorrin-4 C(11)-methyltransferase yields MNKVIIIGAGSGDPELITLKGKRYLEQADIVVYAGSLLNPEYLKYCKKDAELYDSAKMSLPEMLKVMIAGVKADKLVVRLHDGDPSFYGAIQEVMTALDKEGIEYFRIPGITCLLGGAAALNRELTLPNISQTVIITRPAGRTPVPEAESIQKLAVHQATMVIFLGTPHIARVMEDLHAGGYPKDTPVQVVYKATWPEQKIVKGTIADIVEKVRAEGITETALIFVGRVLDPQAYDLSKLYDPKFTTGFRKGET; encoded by the coding sequence ATGAATAAAGTAATTATCATTGGTGCAGGCTCAGGTGACCCCGAGCTTATCACACTCAAAGGCAAAAGATACCTTGAACAAGCCGACATTGTCGTGTACGCAGGCAGTCTTCTTAACCCTGAATACCTCAAGTACTGCAAAAAGGATGCGGAACTCTATGATAGTGCAAAGATGAGTTTGCCAGAGATGCTTAAAGTAATGATTGCAGGCGTTAAAGCAGACAAACTGGTCGTGCGGCTCCATGATGGTGACCCAAGCTTTTATGGTGCAATCCAAGAAGTCATGACAGCACTGGACAAAGAAGGCATAGAGTACTTCAGAATTCCAGGCATCACCTGCCTCTTGGGTGGTGCAGCTGCGCTTAACCGTGAATTAACCCTGCCAAACATCAGCCAAACCGTCATAATCACGCGACCTGCAGGCAGAACACCTGTTCCCGAGGCAGAAAGCATCCAAAAACTCGCCGTGCACCAAGCAACCATGGTTATTTTCCTTGGCACTCCGCATATTGCGCGTGTGATGGAGGATTTGCATGCTGGCGGTTACCCCAAAGATACTCCTGTGCAGGTTGTGTATAAGGCAACGTGGCCTGAGCAGAAAATCGTGAAAGGTACCATAGCAGATATTGTGGAAAAGGTGCGGGCTGAGGGGATTACGGAGACTGCTTTGATTTTTGTTGGTCGGGTTTTGGATCCGCAAGCGTACGATTTATCTAAGCTTTATGACCCTAAGTTCACTACTGGATTTAGGAAAGGCGAAACTTGA
- the cobI gene encoding precorrin-2 C(20)-methyltransferase encodes MKKFIGIGVGPGDPELLTLKAAKALKTADVICIPKPHANKPSMALGIVKQVLDERAKPAEVVELVFPMTKDELNNRKLWLESAQTVAAKAKQGTVAFITLGDPMLYSTFLYLYECLKETYPEIELEIIPGVTSVTAAAASSNLPLAEKDEVVTIMPTDLDPALIEDTAKHAENLVFMKCAFRVKEFVPLLLRSGFNADSTVALVKRCTLPNEKVYVGKLGDVAGWDISEDYFSVVIVKKSDVPIHWKQNGKSDKK; translated from the coding sequence ATGAAAAAGTTTATTGGAATCGGCGTTGGACCAGGCGACCCCGAACTATTAACGCTAAAAGCAGCCAAAGCCCTCAAAACCGCAGATGTCATCTGTATTCCTAAACCCCACGCAAACAAACCCAGCATGGCGCTCGGCATAGTTAAACAGGTTCTTGACGAACGAGCAAAACCCGCAGAAGTGGTGGAGCTCGTGTTTCCCATGACCAAAGATGAACTTAACAACCGCAAACTCTGGTTGGAAAGCGCCCAAACCGTCGCAGCCAAAGCCAAACAGGGCACAGTCGCATTCATCACCCTTGGCGACCCCATGCTGTATAGCACTTTTTTGTACCTGTATGAGTGCCTAAAAGAGACGTACCCCGAAATTGAACTGGAAATCATCCCAGGCGTAACCTCCGTAACAGCGGCAGCAGCAAGCAGCAATCTACCATTGGCAGAAAAAGACGAGGTTGTCACGATTATGCCAACAGACCTTGACCCCGCACTTATTGAGGACACAGCTAAACATGCAGAAAACTTGGTCTTCATGAAATGTGCTTTTCGTGTTAAAGAGTTTGTTCCGTTGCTTTTGCGTTCAGGCTTTAATGCTGATTCAACAGTTGCATTGGTAAAGCGCTGTACGTTGCCAAATGAGAAAGTATACGTGGGCAAACTGGGCGATGTAGCTGGCTGGGATATTTCTGAGGATTATTTCTCAGTGGTGATTGTTAAGAAAAGTGATGTTCCGATTCATTGGAAACAAAACGGTAAAAGTGATAAAAAATGA
- the cbiT gene encoding precorrin-6Y C5,15-methyltransferase (decarboxylating) subunit CbiT: MVKTWTYKTSGIPDELFIQNDLVPGPTKEEIRVITISKARLNTGGTVIDVGCGTGGLTVEAALQVAPTGKIYAIDENPEATKLTKANIEKFEVQEVVSIIQGKAPEALEKLPQVDAVLVGGSKNLHEVLTVCKQKLKPSGRVVVNAILLETACTAIAELKKLGFKDIDVAQVLIAKGKQVDSGTMMMARNPITIVSATRETT; encoded by the coding sequence ATGGTAAAAACGTGGACTTACAAGACTTCAGGAATACCAGACGAACTGTTCATACAAAATGATTTGGTTCCTGGACCAACCAAAGAAGAAATCCGAGTGATAACCATAAGCAAAGCACGCCTAAACACTGGCGGCACCGTGATTGATGTGGGATGTGGCACGGGAGGATTAACCGTTGAAGCCGCGCTCCAAGTTGCTCCAACAGGAAAAATTTACGCAATTGATGAAAACCCAGAAGCAACAAAATTAACAAAAGCTAACATCGAAAAATTTGAGGTACAAGAAGTTGTTTCCATAATTCAGGGCAAGGCTCCTGAAGCATTAGAAAAGCTGCCTCAGGTTGATGCGGTTCTTGTGGGCGGAAGCAAAAACCTACACGAAGTTCTGACCGTTTGCAAGCAAAAACTCAAACCCTCAGGTAGAGTGGTTGTTAATGCGATTCTGCTGGAAACCGCATGCACCGCTATAGCTGAACTCAAAAAGTTAGGCTTCAAAGACATTGATGTAGCACAGGTTTTGATAGCTAAAGGAAAACAGGTTGACTCAGGTACTATGATGATGGCAAGAAACCCAATAACAATCGTTTCAGCAACGAGGGAAACTACATGA
- the cbiE gene encoding precorrin-6y C5,15-methyltransferase (decarboxylating) subunit CbiE, producing MAKLNIVGVGPGSPDYVTEAAKLVVSQAQLVIGAQRSIDLVKEHISGEVKVLTAQNVEETLKLAVDSAKNVNTVLLSTGDPGFAGLLRSVLERNLLSPSEVNVVPAVSSLQVCAARLGMLWDNVRLLSFHEGATEEKKGELAEIVRLGKNVFVLPDPKAFPPSEITGYLIRRRIDGKTRVFLCENLTLENEKITETTLSEVTGIKVASLCVMVIKNSQ from the coding sequence TTGGCAAAACTTAACATAGTTGGAGTTGGACCGGGTTCCCCGGATTACGTAACAGAAGCCGCAAAATTGGTGGTTAGTCAAGCACAACTGGTTATAGGCGCACAAAGAAGCATAGACTTAGTTAAAGAGCACATTTCAGGCGAAGTTAAAGTTTTAACTGCCCAAAACGTTGAAGAAACACTAAAACTTGCAGTTGACTCAGCAAAAAACGTGAACACTGTGCTGCTATCAACAGGTGACCCAGGATTCGCAGGATTATTACGCTCGGTTTTGGAACGTAACCTGCTTTCTCCAAGTGAGGTTAATGTGGTTCCAGCAGTCAGTTCACTGCAGGTATGCGCAGCACGGCTTGGTATGCTTTGGGATAACGTAAGACTGCTGAGTTTCCATGAAGGCGCAACCGAAGAAAAAAAAGGCGAACTTGCCGAGATTGTTCGTTTAGGCAAAAACGTGTTTGTTTTGCCTGACCCTAAAGCGTTTCCGCCCAGCGAAATCACAGGCTACCTTATTCGCAGAAGAATAGATGGAAAAACACGGGTTTTCTTGTGTGAAAACCTAACCTTAGAAAATGAGAAGATCACAGAAACCACACTTTCTGAGGTTACAGGCATAAAGGTTGCCTCGTTGTGTGTTATGGTAATCAAAAATTCACAGTAA
- the cbiD gene encoding cobalt-precorrin-5B (C(1))-methyltransferase CbiD, with amino-acid sequence MARFLKYGITTGATAAAAAKAATIAALNAPVERVVIPTPIGLRFEVPIKSSRKLGEGMAEAVVVKDAGEDVDVTDKMDITATVKLTGDGQVTIKSGVGVGKVTKPGLQVPVGEGAINPVPRSMITEAVKEVLPQGVGVEVIISAPEGVLVAKKTMNAKLGVEGGVSILGTTGVVKPLSSDACRRSLVPQIDVALAKGYKRIFVVPGNIGERIAKEQFGAPGDAIVQTGDFVGYMLEKAVEKGVPEIILLGHSGKIVKLAANIFNTHYKMGDARNEVIASYAGAVGASTQTINELLSANTTDEASEILRQADLLEPTYERIANRVHQRVSDRLENKIKINVIIVAMDGKVLGMDQNARCNKPWQNLT; translated from the coding sequence ATGGCTAGGTTCCTCAAATACGGCATAACCACAGGAGCAACCGCAGCAGCCGCAGCAAAAGCAGCAACAATAGCCGCCTTAAATGCGCCTGTTGAGCGGGTTGTTATTCCCACGCCGATTGGTTTGCGTTTTGAGGTTCCTATAAAATCCAGCCGAAAACTCGGTGAAGGCATGGCAGAAGCAGTTGTGGTTAAGGATGCAGGTGAAGATGTTGATGTCACCGATAAGATGGATATAACCGCCACAGTGAAGTTAACCGGTGACGGGCAAGTGACAATCAAAAGCGGCGTAGGTGTTGGAAAAGTCACTAAGCCGGGTCTGCAGGTTCCAGTTGGTGAGGGAGCAATCAATCCTGTGCCAAGAAGCATGATAACTGAGGCAGTCAAAGAAGTTTTACCTCAAGGAGTAGGCGTTGAAGTAATCATCAGCGCGCCAGAGGGCGTATTGGTTGCCAAGAAAACCATGAATGCAAAGCTAGGCGTTGAAGGCGGCGTTTCCATTTTGGGTACAACAGGCGTGGTTAAACCGCTCTCTTCAGATGCATGCAGACGCTCATTGGTTCCTCAAATTGATGTTGCCTTAGCCAAAGGTTACAAACGCATTTTTGTTGTTCCCGGAAACATCGGAGAACGAATTGCAAAAGAACAATTCGGAGCACCAGGTGACGCGATTGTCCAAACAGGCGACTTTGTCGGCTATATGCTTGAAAAAGCTGTCGAGAAAGGTGTACCAGAAATCATTCTGCTTGGGCACTCTGGAAAAATTGTCAAATTAGCAGCTAACATTTTTAACACACATTATAAGATGGGGGATGCCCGCAACGAAGTTATCGCTTCTTATGCTGGCGCGGTGGGCGCATCAACCCAAACCATAAACGAGTTGCTATCAGCTAACACTACTGATGAGGCAAGTGAGATTTTGCGGCAAGCTGACCTGTTGGAGCCGACTTATGAGCGGATTGCCAATCGGGTGCATCAGCGGGTGAGTGACAGATTAGAAAACAAAATCAAGATAAACGTGATTATTGTAGCAATGGATGGAAAAGTCCTTGGAATGGACCAGAATGCACGGTGCAATAAACCTTGGCAAAACTTAACATAG
- the cfbA gene encoding sirohydrochlorin nickelochelatase produces MTKQDKVGLILIGHGSKLPHNRENLEKLAENMRKNSSFSIVEISFMVRNTPTISEAIDTVVQKGVNKIVLVPAFIAQGVHTTQEIPELIEVKDKQSQLSAKGIKTYYGEPIGADQRIAVILEEKALKALGQKITDEPIVTPFAGKQIFDKSMTLIRPEIQDELKKAPNTHASIIERVVHTTADPEFAKLLEISDTAVESGVAAIKAGAKVITDVKMIKAGINETRLEKFGIKILTYVEDKQAIKMANEEGITRSTAASRLAVEDGADGAIFLIGNAPTAAFELAQLVEAGKAKPALIVATEVGYVGAAESKEAIAKLPVPYIIIKGRKGGSTIAVAIFNALLGMAEEN; encoded by the coding sequence ATGACAAAACAAGATAAAGTAGGATTAATCCTCATTGGGCATGGAAGCAAACTGCCCCATAACAGAGAAAACCTTGAAAAACTAGCCGAAAACATGCGCAAAAACTCCAGTTTCAGCATCGTTGAAATCTCTTTTATGGTGCGCAACACACCCACAATCTCTGAAGCAATAGACACTGTAGTCCAAAAAGGCGTAAACAAAATCGTTTTGGTTCCTGCCTTTATCGCACAAGGCGTACATACAACCCAAGAAATCCCTGAACTCATCGAAGTAAAAGATAAGCAATCGCAGCTTTCAGCCAAAGGAATTAAAACATACTATGGCGAACCAATCGGTGCAGACCAACGCATAGCCGTTATTTTAGAAGAAAAAGCTCTAAAAGCTCTTGGACAAAAAATAACCGATGAACCAATTGTTACGCCTTTTGCTGGAAAACAAATTTTTGACAAAAGCATGACGTTAATCCGCCCAGAAATCCAAGATGAACTCAAAAAAGCACCAAACACGCATGCCTCAATCATTGAACGGGTCGTTCACACTACAGCTGACCCCGAATTTGCTAAACTACTGGAAATCAGCGACACAGCCGTTGAGTCAGGTGTTGCCGCTATTAAAGCAGGAGCCAAAGTAATCACTGATGTAAAAATGATTAAGGCAGGCATCAACGAAACACGTCTGGAAAAGTTTGGCATAAAAATCCTCACATACGTTGAAGATAAGCAAGCCATAAAAATGGCAAACGAAGAAGGTATAACACGCTCCACTGCAGCTTCACGATTAGCAGTCGAAGATGGTGCTGATGGCGCAATTTTTCTTATAGGAAACGCTCCAACAGCAGCATTTGAACTAGCACAACTTGTTGAGGCAGGCAAAGCTAAACCCGCCTTAATTGTTGCAACAGAGGTTGGCTATGTCGGAGCAGCAGAATCCAAAGAAGCCATCGCAAAACTCCCAGTTCCATACATCATCATCAAAGGACGCAAGGGCGGAAGCACAATCGCCGTAGCCATTTTCAACGCGCTTTTGGGTATGGCAGAGGAAAATTAG
- the hemA gene encoding glutamyl-tRNA reductase: MVYPTMNASAKTDHIINVRITHKTAHVPLMEAVAFKDKESALKELNLFSSLEEALILQTCNRIELYLVCEDGFDALVLAKTYLANRAGSCSQEAIGAIETSSDQEALGHLLRVASGLESMVIGEDQVLNQVWDAYLEAEKAKTAGPILNLMFNRAIKVGNRVRKETGINKGAVSIGSAAVELAATITGSLEDKKILVMGAGEIGTLVAKALARRCLSPIFIANRTHDRAVRLAEELSGQAVKFDQLENVLVDADVVICSTGAPHYLLTKEIISKLKTKRTNKNDLVIVDISNPRNVEKAVTEISGIKLYNIDDLQVITDKNKLERQKCTETAESIIQEELDELTCDVKSQSVRLIISDLLSHTEEVRQKALAKALSILGEVNEKERKVLEDLTSILLKQTFVPIVENLRAAAVNGDQQLIETAVKLFGKNGEKSVDDKTR; encoded by the coding sequence ATGGTTTATCCAACCATGAATGCCTCAGCGAAGACTGACCACATAATCAACGTCAGAATAACACACAAAACGGCGCATGTGCCGTTAATGGAAGCTGTGGCATTCAAAGACAAAGAATCCGCTCTCAAAGAACTCAATTTATTTAGCAGTCTTGAAGAAGCACTGATTTTGCAGACTTGCAACCGCATTGAACTTTATCTGGTTTGTGAAGATGGCTTTGATGCTCTGGTTTTGGCAAAGACCTATTTAGCTAACCGTGCTGGGTCATGCTCGCAGGAAGCTATAGGCGCGATTGAAACTTCATCGGATCAAGAAGCGCTGGGTCATTTATTGCGGGTTGCCTCTGGTTTAGAATCAATGGTTATCGGCGAAGATCAAGTTTTAAATCAAGTTTGGGATGCATATTTAGAAGCGGAAAAAGCTAAAACCGCCGGGCCAATCTTAAATCTGATGTTTAACAGGGCAATAAAAGTGGGTAACCGCGTGAGAAAAGAAACAGGCATAAACAAAGGCGCTGTTTCAATTGGTTCAGCAGCAGTTGAACTGGCAGCAACCATAACAGGAAGCCTAGAAGACAAGAAAATCCTAGTTATGGGTGCTGGAGAAATAGGTACACTAGTTGCAAAAGCATTGGCGAGGCGTTGTCTGAGTCCCATTTTTATTGCAAACCGAACACATGATCGCGCAGTAAGGCTGGCAGAGGAGCTTTCGGGGCAAGCAGTAAAGTTTGACCAGTTGGAGAATGTTTTGGTTGATGCTGACGTGGTTATTTGTTCAACTGGGGCACCGCATTACCTGTTAACTAAAGAAATTATTTCTAAACTGAAAACCAAACGCACAAACAAAAACGACTTAGTCATAGTAGATATTTCTAATCCCCGAAACGTGGAAAAAGCAGTTACAGAAATTTCAGGTATTAAACTCTACAACATTGATGATTTACAGGTAATCACTGACAAAAATAAGCTGGAAAGACAAAAGTGCACAGAGACCGCTGAATCAATCATTCAAGAAGAACTTGACGAGTTAACCTGTGACGTGAAAAGCCAGTCAGTGAGGCTGATTATTTCAGATTTACTTTCACACACCGAAGAAGTCAGGCAAAAAGCGCTCGCCAAAGCCCTAAGCATACTGGGAGAAGTGAATGAAAAAGAGCGTAAAGTGCTTGAGGATTTAACCAGTATACTGCTCAAGCAAACCTTTGTTCCTATAGTGGAAAATTTGCGTGCAGCAGCAGTTAACGGTGACCAACAACTCATCGAAACAGCAGTTAAATTGTTTGGTAAAAATGGAGAGAAATCAGTTGATGACAAAACAAGATAA